The stretch of DNA GGTTCATTATCTCGGCAAAGGCCTTGATGAAGTCTGAACGTAAAAGGGGCTCACCACCGCCAAAGCAGATACCGCCACCCGTTGCCACAAAGTAAAGGTCGTCTATCTCTACCTCACTATACAACTCACCAGGGGTCAGCCTGCACCATACACCATCAGCCTGCAAGCACTGAGCATTTAAGCAGTACTCGCAATGAAGCGGACAACCATGAAAGCCTACCAATGTTGTTACGCCTTCGCCATCCGTGGTGAGTCTGTGCCGATTAATGGCAATAAATGGTGCAGTTATTTCTGATTGCATTTCTCTTTATGTGATTGAGGTGCAGTGCTGTCGGCTAATTCTTTCTCTAAATACTCCCTATCTATCTCCCCTACTACATCAAGAGAAGGTTCTAAACGGACAACCATCTCATCAGGATTACGAATAGACTTCACTACTATCACCTTATCCTCAAATCCATAAGATGAAAACACGAGGGTATCATTACGATTAACCTGCAATACAAATCTTCCATCTTCGCCCAAAGACAGCCTCTTCTTACCTCCTAATAGCATAACATTAACTTCCGGAGCAGCCTTACCAGTAGAAGAGTCGAGCACTCGTCCAATAATAACAATAGCATTCTTCAAATCTGCAGTGAGTGCTTTTGGTATCACTACTGTATCACCCATAACTGGCATATCAGTAGAATCCTGAGCTTTATTCTCAACGTTGCAAGCTTTGGGAGTGTTCTGACATGATGTAAGCGGAACCGTAGCAACACAAAGACCAGCAGCCAAACCAGCCACTTTCATGCCCCATCCCTTGCGTTTCCGTTCTCTTAATTGCGTCTCTAAATAGCGTATCTCCGCTTCACAAGCAGGGCAAGTGCCTGCACAATCCCCTTCGTAATGACACTCCTTAGGCTGATAGCTGATACCATTCGCATCTGCTATCTGCTGTCGAATATCCTTTAATAGCTTACAAGTACTCTTTCCTTTCGTCATAATACTAATCCTTACTTACACTTCTTTTTATTCTTTTCCTTATGCGTCTTCGGCTTATAAGTCCTATGACCATACACGTCATCGTAGTTCACAACGGTTACAAGCCCTCCTGCTATGCACGATAAACTCGATAATTCAGAAACTTCCAGTACAATAACATTATCATCAGAATGCAAAAGAGAACTTACACGAACCTTCTTATCCTTACAACCTATATATGAAATAACCAACGAAGTGTCTGATGGTAACTTCAATGCAAAAAGTCCATCAATATTTGTTGCAACGCCCTTGTTTGTTCCGTCTATAAAAACAGCTGCCCCTATCACTGGTTCTTTATTTTCTTCGTCTATGACCATTCCACGTACAACCACAGGTGATGCACAACCATCAGAAAGGTCTACTACCTTTACATCGCCTTTCTTAGCTGTATGTATAGGACGATGAGCCGTACTATCAGACTTAACAGTTTGCGCAGTAGCAGTCATCGGCATTACCGTAGCGCAGATACCAGCAGCAATACCAGCTACCTTCATACCGAAGCCATTACCCTTACGTGCCTTTAACTCACGTTCAAGATAACGTATCTCCTCTTCACAAGCAGGGCAGGTACCTGCACAATCCCCCTTGTGATGACACTCTTTAGGCTGATAACTGATACCATTGGCATCCGCTATCTGCTGCCGAATATCCTTCAGCAACTTACAAGTACTCTTCCCTTTTACCATAATACTAATCTTTACTTACACTTCTTTTTATTCTTCTCCTTATGCGACTTCGGTTTATAAGTCCTATGCCCATACACATCATCGTAGTTTGGCGAAACGGTTACTACTGCAAAAAGACCTTTCAACACCAGCTTTTTAAGCATAATAACATTATTGTCAGAACGTAAAAGAGAACTTACACTAACCTTCTTATTATTGTATCCTATAGATGATACAACCAACGACGTGTCTGACGGTACTTTCAGAGCAAACTGTCCATCTACATTTGTAACCGTTTCCTTGGTTGTTCCGTCTATTAAGATAGAAGCACCTATCAAAGGTTCTTTATCTTCACTGTCTATGACCATTCCACGTATAACCACAGGTGATGCACAACCATCAGAAAGGTCTACTACCTTTACATCGCCTTTCTTAGCTGTACGCACAGGAAGATTAGAAGTACTATCGGGCTTAACACCTTGCGCAGCAGCCGTCATCGGAATTACCGTAGCGCAGATACCAGCAGCAATACCAGCTACCTTCATTCCGAAGCCATTACCCTTACGTGTTCTTAACTCACGTTCAAGATAACGTATTTCTTCCTCACAAGCAGGGCAAGTACCTGCACAATCCCCCCTGTGATGACACTCCTTAGGCTGATAACTGATACCATTCGCATCCGCTATCTGCTGCCGAATATCCTTCAGCAACTTACAAGTACTCTTTCCTTTTGCCATAATCCTTATCCTTACTTACACTTCTTTTTATTCTTCTCCTTATGCGACTTCGGCTTATCAGCTCTACGACCACTCACGTCATCTTTATTACCTTTATTTTCACCTTTACAGGTAGGTCGTGTAGCTATTGTTACAATGCCATCTAACATTACATCTCTATCTTCTTCAAGCACAATAACATTATTATCAGAATGCAAAAGAGAGCTTACATGAACCTTCTTTGTCTTGTATCCGATATATGAAATAACCAAAGAAGTGTCTGGTGGTACTTGCAAGGCAAACTGTCCATCAATATTTGTTACATCACCTTTGTTTGTTCCGTCTATAAAAACAGAAGCACCTATTACAGGTTCTTTATCATCACTACCAATGACCATTCCACGTACAACCACAGGTGATGCACAACCATCAGAAAGGTCTACTACCTTTACATCGCCTTTCTTAGCTGTATGTACAGGAGGGTTAGCCGTACTATCAGGCTTAACACCTTGCGCAGCAACAGTCATCGGCATTACCGTAGCACAGATACCAGCAGCAATACCAGCCACCTTCATACCGAAGCCATTACCCTTACGTGCTCTTAACTCACGTTCAAGATAACGTATCTCCTCCTCACAAGCAGGACAAGTACCCGCACAATCCCCCTTGTGTTGACACTCCTTAGGCTGATAGCTGATACCATTCGCATCCGCTATCTGCTGCCGAATATCCTTCAGCAACTTACAAGTACTCTTTCCTTTTATCATAATCCTTATCCTTACTTACACTTCTTTTTATTCTTCTCCTTATGCGATTTCGGTTTATAAGTCCTATGACCATACACATCATCGTAGTTTGGCGTAACGATTACAACTTCTCCTACTATGGCATAGGCTTCCAGCACAATAACATTATCATCAGAATGCAAAAGAGAACTTACATGAACCTTCTTTGTCTTGTACCCGATATATGAAATAACCAACGAAGTGTCTGATGGTACTTTCAAGGCAAACTGTCCATCAATATTTGTTACATCACCCTTCTTTGTTCCGTCTATTACAATAGAAGCACCTATCAAAGGTTCTTTATCATCACCGCCTATTACCATTCCACGTACAACTACAGGTGATGCACAACCTTCAGAAAGGTCTACTACCTTTATATCGCCTTTCTTAGCTGTACGCACAGGAAGATTAGAAGTACTATCGGGCTTAACACCTTGCGCAGCAGCAGTCATCGGCATTACCGTAGCACAGATACCTGCAGCAATACCAGCCACCTTCATACCGAAGCCATTACCCTTACGTGCTTTTAACTCACGTTCAAGATAGCGTATTTCTTCCTCACAAGCAGGACAAGTACCTGCACAATCCCCCTTGTAATGACACTCTTTAGGCTGATAGCTGATACCATTCGCATCCGCTATCTGCTGCCGAATATCCTTTAGTAGCTTACAAGTACTCTTCCCTTTTGCCATAAATTATTATTTAACTTAAGTCTCCCACCCTCAAAAAGTTGACTCAAATAAAGTTCCTCCATAATCATTGGTAACCTTGTAGTGCTATACATCATTGATTATCAAAGAATTTAAGAGTAACGATTATGGATGCTAATTTAGATAATTTAAACGAGATATCCAAGCTTTTGAGCTTAAAAAAAGATGAGTAGCGATATTCTCTCACTTTTCTCAAAATTGGGTCTTGGTCATCTACTCAGCGTATGAGACCATGAGTGAATTGTTTGCCGACATGGAAGAAGACGTCATGGCACTTACACTATGGCATCGTGTACTGAAGTGGATAGAGAGATTGGTTACTGCTCTTTATGACGTTCTTGGGCTCTCTGTTAGTGAAATAGGGCAGTTAATTGTCAACAGCTACATCGAACCACCTTTCAAACATGCACAACTAGAAAAAAATCTCCCCCGCACCGAATGGAGAGGGGGAGAAACGTATTATTATTCGAAAGGACGTGTCCAAAAGCCATAACCACGGCTTGTTCCTACTATTTTAATTCTACTAGGGGTAAACCAGAACATATAAGAAAAGAACTTATGCTCTCCAGTATCTGGATAAATACTTGATGACCAATAAGACCCAACATAACCTATACCATTCAATCGACCCTCAAGATAGTTACCCATAGCAGGTAAGTAAAAATACTGAGAGGCTTCTGCTGCAGAAAGAGGCGTAGATAAGATACTAGAATAAACTCTATCCGTGCTCTCCTGTATCTTACGCAAATCCTTATTATCCGGTGTCTTGTTCGCATTAAAACCCGAGATATTTGCTTTTTTCTTTATCCACATACCACCCTTGTACAAATGGCCCATTACTGTCCAAAGTTCCTGTGTATCTGAATGAGGATCGCCCTTTTCTGCGTACCACACCATCTCGTTAACATTGGGCATATCCTTGCAAGTAACACTCGCTTTGTTAACAGCATAATTACCTATGATTACATTATACCAGCGATTATCTGATGCGGATTTAGCATAATTTGGACTATTTGCCTGGGTTGATGTTGTAGGCTGACCATCAGGGAGATTATTTTTCCATTCCCAACCAGTCCAATATTGTTTCTTGGCATCCCACATAAAATATCTGTCGCCGCTATAAGAACGAACATTTAAGTTGGATTTCACGTCATAGAATTTGTTCTTCTCATAATTGAACGAAGTCAAGACCATGTACACTTCTAAGCTTTGATAAGTAATCATCGTGCTCATGTCCCGCACATGTTGTGCGGACGCTCCGCACCATTGGTGCAAACGCTCCGCACCATTGGTGTTCATGCCCCGCACCATTGCCATAGATGACCTATCACATTACAATATAGTTTTAGTACAAAATATCTGGTTGCTACATACAAAGGGAGATAATATATAATAAGAGCGGAGGATTCAAATTATCACTGGACGCCTA from Prevotella scopos JCM 17725 encodes:
- a CDS encoding carboxypeptidase-like regulatory domain-containing protein; translated protein: MAKGKSTCKLLKDIRQQIADANGISYQPKECHHRGDCAGTCPACEEEIRYLERELRTRKGNGFGMKVAGIAAGICATVIPMTAAAQGVKPDSTSNLPVRTAKKGDVKVVDLSDGCASPVVIRGMVIDSEDKEPLIGASILIDGTTKETVTNVDGQFALKVPSDTSLVVSSIGYNNKKVSVSSLLRSDNNVIMLKKLVLKGLFAVVTVSPNYDDVYGHRTYKPKSHKEKNKKKCK
- a CDS encoding carboxypeptidase-like regulatory domain-containing protein, whose product is MVKGKSTCKLLKDIRQQIADANGISYQPKECHHKGDCAGTCPACEEEIRYLERELKARKGNGFGMKVAGIAAGICATVMPMTATAQTVKSDSTAHRPIHTAKKGDVKVVDLSDGCASPVVVRGMVIDEENKEPVIGAAVFIDGTNKGVATNIDGLFALKLPSDTSLVISYIGCKDKKVRVSSLLHSDDNVIVLEVSELSSLSCIAGGLVTVVNYDDVYGHRTYKPKTHKEKNKKKCK
- a CDS encoding carboxypeptidase-like regulatory domain-containing protein, producing the protein MTKGKSTCKLLKDIRQQIADANGISYQPKECHYEGDCAGTCPACEAEIRYLETQLRERKRKGWGMKVAGLAAGLCVATVPLTSCQNTPKACNVENKAQDSTDMPVMGDTVVIPKALTADLKNAIVIIGRVLDSSTGKAAPEVNVMLLGGKKRLSLGEDGRFVLQVNRNDTLVFSSYGFEDKVIVVKSIRNPDEMVVRLEPSLDVVGEIDREYLEKELADSTAPQSHKEKCNQK
- a CDS encoding carboxypeptidase-like regulatory domain-containing protein, producing the protein MIKGKSTCKLLKDIRQQIADANGISYQPKECQHKGDCAGTCPACEEEIRYLERELRARKGNGFGMKVAGIAAGICATVMPMTVAAQGVKPDSTANPPVHTAKKGDVKVVDLSDGCASPVVVRGMVIGSDDKEPVIGASVFIDGTNKGDVTNIDGQFALQVPPDTSLVISYIGYKTKKVHVSSLLHSDNNVIVLEEDRDVMLDGIVTIATRPTCKGENKGNKDDVSGRRADKPKSHKEKNKKKCK
- a CDS encoding carboxypeptidase-like regulatory domain-containing protein, with translation MAKGKSTCKLLKDIRQQIADANGISYQPKECHYKGDCAGTCPACEEEIRYLERELKARKGNGFGMKVAGIAAGICATVMPMTAAAQGVKPDSTSNLPVRTAKKGDIKVVDLSEGCASPVVVRGMVIGGDDKEPLIGASIVIDGTKKGDVTNIDGQFALKVPSDTSLVISYIGYKTKKVHVSSLLHSDDNVIVLEAYAIVGEVVIVTPNYDDVYGHRTYKPKSHKEKNKKKCK